A single window of bacterium DNA harbors:
- a CDS encoding metal-dependent transcriptional regulator, which yields MSVITGVMQDYLKAIYKLKQDRGAVSTSEIAGRLGVAAASATNMIKRLARLRLVSYTRYYGLTLTPAGQRIALEIIRHHRLIELYLAQHLGVSLDKVDAEAERLEHVLSEDVEARMATTLGNPTQDPHGDPIPSADGTLREIRYPQLENLPTGETGVVVRVSDRNPAVLRRLAHLGVLPGVALKVVARRHGDCQVEVRGRQLNLPRVLCEGVYIQWLGAAAKS from the coding sequence ATGTCGGTAATCACCGGGGTGATGCAAGACTATTTGAAGGCGATCTATAAGCTCAAGCAGGATCGCGGCGCCGTCTCAACCTCGGAGATCGCAGGGCGGCTCGGCGTGGCGGCGGCCTCCGCCACGAACATGATCAAGCGCCTCGCTCGTCTGAGGCTTGTCTCCTACACCCGCTATTACGGTTTAACCCTGACGCCTGCCGGTCAGCGGATTGCGCTCGAAATCATCCGGCACCACAGGCTAATTGAGTTGTACCTTGCACAGCACCTGGGGGTGAGCCTCGATAAGGTAGATGCCGAGGCGGAAAGGTTGGAGCACGTGCTTTCGGAGGATGTGGAGGCCCGCATGGCCACGACCTTGGGAAACCCGACGCAGGACCCGCATGGGGATCCCATTCCCTCCGCGGATGGGACCCTGCGCGAGATCCGATATCCGCAACTGGAGAACCTACCAACCGGCGAGACGGGGGTGGTGGTGCGGGTAAGCGATCGAAACCCTGCGGTGCTACGTCGGCTGGCCCATCTCGGCGTGCTGCCGGGTGTGGCGCTCAAGGTGGTGGCGCGGCGCCACGGTGACTGTCAGGTAGAGGTGCGCGGGCGTCAATTGAACCTGCCCCGCGTTCTCTGCGAGGGAGTATACATTCAATGGCTGGGCGCGGCGGCGAAATCTTGA